AACTGTTTCATACAACTATTtagtcttgccataacaaagtaaagacatttcagcttttcattttttatgaatttgtaaacatttctaaaaaacataatgccacaaaatctaaatttcatccattttaaattcaggctgtgacaAAATGTGGGGGGgggaaaaatcaaggggtctcccttgactttttccacacaaaaaaaaatgtttcttattctaaaattgattaaatacataaTTTTACACAAAATACCACAATTATGAAGTTTAGACATGTTTGCTAATTTATCCAAAATAaacagctgaaatgtcttgattcAATAAATATTAAAcccttatggcaagcctaaacaGGGGTAAAatgttgcttaacaagtcacataagttgcataagtattcagaccctttgctatgagattcgcaATTGAGCCGAGGTGCATCCCGTTTgcaatgatcatccttgagatgtttctacaacttggagtccacctgtggtaaattcaattaattggacatgatttggaaaggcactcacctgtctatacaaaaggatcccacagttgacagtgcatctcagagcaaaaaccaagccatgaggtcgaaggaattgtccgtagagctcagacaggattgtgtcgaggcacagatctgggaaagggtaccaaaaaatgtctgcagcattgaaggtccccaagaacacagtggcctccatcattctgaaatggaagacgtttggaaccaccaagactcgtcCTAGAGTTGGccactcggccaaactgagcaatcggtggagaagggccctggtcaggaaggtgaccaagaacccaatggtcactctgacagagctccagctCCTCTCTGTGGAGATCAGAGAAGctcccagaaggacaatcatctctgcagcactccaccaatcaggcctttatggtagagtggtctgacagaagacactcctcagtagaaggcaTATGACATcccatttggagtttgccaaaaggcacctaaaggactctcagaccatgagaaacaagattctctggtctgatgaagccaagcgtcacgtctggaggaaatctggcaccatccccacgTTAAAGCAGTCAGGACAGAGAAAATTACAGTAAAAGCCTtgaagtcctgagcactctggggcAGGTTCTCAGAATGgaatgaaggttcaccttccaacaggacaagcaGAAGTGGCTCGGGAGAagtctgaatgtcattgagtggcccagccagagcccggacttgaacccgatcgaacatgtCTTGAGAGAcccgaaaatagctgtgcagagtcgctccacatccaacctgagagagcttgagaagatctgcagaaaagaatgggagacactccacaaatacaggtgtgccaagcttgtagtgtcatacccaaagagactcaaagctgtaatcactgtcaaagacgcttcaacaaagtactgcgtaaagggtctgaatacttacgtaaatgtgatatttcactttctaaaaacctgtttttgccttgtcattttaggttattgtgtgtagattgatgaggaagtaaaacaatttaatcaatttcagaataaggctgtgtggaaaatgtggaaaacgtcaaggggtctgaatactttccaaatgcactgtatgttgctcataagggctgggaattgccatgGACATCACGATAtgatattatcacaatacttaggTGCCAATACAATTTGTATCACGATTTTATCCTGTGATTTTGTTGTGTTTTGAAATTCCAAACATTTTGCTCaccatgtctgctgcagagagagcatgagaaaTTAGTTTTGatctgtcatggaaataaaagggctgaaaacatgttggctcactatttaaaaataAGATTTATTACAAATCAATACTTGGAGTGAAAGTATCAATACTTCATCGTCCAATCATCCAAAATAATCATCCAAATAATATTGCGACATGTACCTAGCAATTTTTTCCCCCCGTCGCTATTGCTGATCTGATAAATAAATGGTATATTTCTACTTTTAGCTATTGATGTGCCTTTCCTTTTCTAGAATCATCATACCAATCAACAAACCATTTTTTATGGCCTTTTCCAAGGACAGCTTACCTTAAGACCATGCCAAAACATTGGTTATTACAACATTGTTAATGTTGGCAATATCCATATAAGAATAACTATTGCTTACTCTAACATGCCCCCTGTCTCTCCAGCAACATTACCATCTCTCAGCAGACTCATGGCCTAAATACTGCAGTTTTAAACGTAAGACAATAATACATTAATTCCTGGACTGTATTAGAACCATATCAGACTTCTAAATGGCCAAACTTACAGAAAAAAAGGAGTCTTGAGCCATCTGCCACCACCTGGCTGGTTTGGGAATACATCCTCAAGAAAGAAGTAGACATGACCCACAGCGATACCTTAGGGAAGGGAGTACATTGACCAGTTAATTCACTAGGGATGTGACTACATCAGTATCGCGATATtctttccatggcaaaaatgaaaagACAAAGCAAATCAAACTCTTTGGTGCTTTAAAAAaactgctgtatgtaaaatagtgTGCTATAGCATgggaaataaataaatgtgactctggatgacaacattaGGGCCGTTTTCCTGAAGGAGTTAAATCCACTGTGTGTTTTCTTTCCTTGCCGCGATACTTACGAGTATCGCAATACTGGTATCGTACCGGTCCCACTCCTCAATGGTCAATAAGGCAATGCCCTTTTGGATCTTAAAGCCATTAATAACGTTGATGCATTACAGAAATGATTCATGGTGGTTAGGGTGACTGGTACCTAGTAAATCCACAATGATAGAGTTCCCCAGCAGCAGAGAGAACCCCATGAGCACCCACGGGAGAAAGGGCGCCTGAAAGTTCAGCAGACCAAAGAAGTTCATGCGAACATTGGGGTTGCGCCTGCTCCACACGTACACCAGCATGATGGTGAAGGCTTGGCCCAAGAACACCAGACTCACAAAGGTGCCAAATATCTATGTGCTTACtgagaaaaaaaaaagttattggTGGCTGGAATTGGCATACAGTGGGTGTTTTGCAGTCCATAAACAGTCAGAATTATTTTAGTTGATTTTCTCTTTACTTAGGTTATGCTGCTATTAACTGCAGCCAACCAGTTAATGATGATTATGACAAATAGCCTAAACACAGCTGAAAAGAAATCAGCGGGCAAGGTGTGTGACTGTTTCTCAAGAGCTTCTCATAAGGGCACCTGTAGATATTTAATGTACACACATACAGCATTGTACAACAGTAGGCCCAAGTAAGAGATCAATCAGAAGCTTGCTaagaatgtgacaaataaattaaGTCTATGTGGTATTGAACTCGACTCCTGTCTCGACTCCTGCAGTAGTAACTAAGATCATGACAGTAACAGAACAAGGATACAGTCATCAAAAGGCCACCAAAGAGGAACATAAAGACAAAGTCAGCGGTGCGGCCCCTGAAAGAGCCCTCCTCCAGCATACGACAGTATCGGTACCTGGAAGCCAACAGTTAAGGAAATCTGGCAAGTGCAAAGCAAACACTTAATCATGATGCATCTGTCTAATTATAGGTTACAAATTGATGAAACATGTCTAGTCTTGTTCAAGACAAGCATTTTATGAGTAGCATAGTGCTTCCAATCAAAGGGGAAGAAAAAAAATATGCAAACATCAATTTCACAAATAAACTCAGAGCAAGACATGTGCAGCGGAAAAAGGATACAAAAAAATCATATTGAAAAGGAAGTTGAAGCCAACTGGACCGAAAAATAAAAAGTTGGTTATGAGTCTCCATACCTACAAGACAGAACAGAGAAATCAGTCAACCTTGCATCtcatagttaaaaaaaaaaaagaactgcTACATTTACACAAAAGGTTTAAGATTAAAAactttaaacaaaaaaaaaaaatcatacctGATACAGTAGCTAAACAGCAGATGATTGCATGTACTCACCTGATAATTCCTTAGTATCAAATCAGGATTGAAGTATAGTTGGAAAGGTGTGATGAGTTCTAATTGCTGAGGGTGGGAGCAAAGAAAACATCAATCAGTAGTTCACCTGGTCTGATTATACACCTCGTCTGAAAATTCCAAGTAAAGTCAACCATGAACCACCAATCTTGGAATTATTGACATTCCTTTTAATAGCAGTTAATAAACTGCAACTTTATGGTTAGAATGCTGAGGTTAACTAAGGTCAAAAGTAGCTACCAGTTTGTACGCCTGATGTGATAACCATGTTTCCGTAATTGGTGTTACAGGAAAGCCCTATACAAAAACTGCCATAGATTTTTCTACTAACCCGTAGTCGCCGATAAATGTTTTACTGAATCTAGAACTAAGAAAGTATATTAGAAAAGTCTCAAGTTGTAGGTGGCTCTACAAAAACTCAAAGATATTCAATCCAAGTTCCCTCGTCATTTTAGCTGCCAGTAGATGACAGCTCACCACACAGTGCGTCCAAAACAAATATCTACACACATTCAAGAGGCATCTCTCAAAACATGGATTTAATATCTCTCGGGTTTTCAGATTTTTGTAGACCCACCTGCACACTGACATTTCTAAAGACACTTTTTTTCGAGGAATCGTGAATAAAGAAAAAGTCAATTGCCAAGAACAAGGTAGTTGAAAAATCTATGGTGGTGTTTTGTATAGTAGGGCCCTATAGAATCTGTTGCAGAGAACGCAGACAGAATCACGGAACCCAAACATTAAAACAGAAttcaacaatatatatatttttaattgctATTGAATTTAGTAGGAAATCAATTACACGTATTGAACTTATTAAAAAATGCATTAACTTGCCCAAATTAATCATAAGAAAAGAACAAAGTGTCATTGTTTAAGGGCATGTAGTAAGCATTTTACGGTAAGGTATACTCATGTTGAATTCGgcttgtgacaaataaaacttgaTTTGATATGCATCGGTGATTCGTATTTTCGGCACAGGAATgcccttgtctgtgtgtgtggtgcgcgCGTACTGTATGTCTACACTtcgtgtagctgttagcgatgatgcctATGATAACCTTCTGGTagagatggaaaggctttcccaaaaaccttcaATTAAATGCtaactacaaagtagcctatgcctacCTGGTAGAATGATATGATTTGCATACTTCGCACTTACAATAGCCAGCAAATTCCAACTTGTTACGTTTGTTTAtactttttaaattatattttacctttatttaaccaggcaagtcagttaagaacaaattcttatcttcaatgacggcctaggaacagtgggtttaactgcctgttcaggggcagaacgacagatttgtaccttgtcagctcggggctaccctgccgctactgagctgcactggggtcagaACGCCATCATGGTTAAATTAAGACTCCACGGAGGAGGCGGAAAACGTACCTCGATGCAGCAATGGGATATGCCTCGGTACTCCAAATTTGACCTTTATCCAAACTGATACATTGAGAAGATTGAAATACTGCTAGTTTATCTGGAAAAATGCCCTTCTCATCCTCATGCCAGCTAGCAGTAGACACCGCAGCCATTTTGGAATGGCAGTGTAAGCCAATCAATTGTCTTAATTGTTCAATTAAACGTTTTCAAACCCATATCTTGCGCTGGCTCCAGTGTCTTAATCTAACCATGATGGCGCTTCGACCCGGGTGCAGCTCAGTTGAAAGGGTAATAACTACATCCAAATGAAATTCATCCCCCCCCTGAAATTTCAAAAGTGGCCTCCAGACATGGTTTAAGCAGTGTTGTGGACTTAGAATATCAAATTTAGCTTTTCTATTAAACTGAATCAGGCAAACCATTTAAAGATTTTTTGGGCCCTTGTATAGACCTTTCATGTAACGCACAATTAAGACATATCTGGCGTACAAAATGGTAGTTAGGTAAAAGGTAGGCAATAACAGGGATTTTTCTGCCACTGAAATTGTTGGGCGGGCGAAAAAATGCAAAAGAACAATAGCATTTTTTTACAATTATGTCAATGCATTGGAGATGGAAAAACACTTTCAGTGTTAACTTAAAACCAGCTATaaaagtatgtagaaaagatcATGGACGTTCAGTGCATTCAGAAATATTCAGAACCCTTCCCCACAGTCATGTTAcaagccttgttctaaaatggattaaataaaaaatccttaatctacacacaataccccataaagactaattgaaattgagctcaggtgtatctcATTTCCATTGATCCTTGAGAGGTTtttaaaacttgattggagtccacctgtggtaaattgaattgattggacatgatttggaaaggcactcacctgtctatacaaaaaggtcccacagttgacagtacatctcagagcaaaaaccaagccatgaggttgaaggaattgcccTTAGAGttcagacaggattgtgtcgaggcacagatctgggaaaggggaccaaaaaatgtctgcagcattgaaggtccccaagaacacagtggcctccatcgttctgaaatggaagaagtttggaaccacaaaagACTCGTCCTAGagttggccgcctggccaaactgagcaatcggtggagaagggccctggtcagggaggtgaccaagaacccaatggtcactccgaaagagctccagagttcctctgtggagatgggagaaccttccagaaggacaatcttctctgcagcactccaccaaatcaggcctttatggtagagtggccagacggaagccactcctctgtaaaaaggcacgacagccctcTTGGAGGACTCTCAGACCAGGAGAATGAATGAAacggatgaaaccaagattgaactcagtggcctgaataccaagcgtcacgtctggaggaaacctggcactatccctacagtgaagcatggtggtggcagcatcatgctgtggggatgtttttcagcggcaggaactgggagactagtcagcatcaaggaaaagatgaacggaacaaagtactgagatccttgatgaaaacctgctccagagcgctcaggaccccAGACTGGAGCGacggttcatcttccaacaggacaacaaccataagcacacagccaagacaacacaggagtgccTTCAGGACCAGTCTCCGAATGTTcttgactggcccagccagagctcggacttgaacccgatctaacatctctggagagacctgaaaacagctgtgcagcgacgcttcccTTCCAaccttaagaggatctgcagagaagagtgggggaaactccaaatacaggtgtgccaagcttgtaacgtcatacccaagaagactcaaggctgttatGAGGGGAAACTATTTGATCCCTTGCTGATTtagtacgtttgcccactgacaaagaaatctGTCTATAATTTTATCCGtctaattttaatggtaggtttatttgaagggggtcaaatacttatttccctcattaaaatgcaaatcaatttaacatttttgacatgcttttttgtttttctgtctcactgttcaaataaacctaccattaaccTGATcatttgtcagtgggcaaacgtacaaaatcaaatacttttttcccttcactgtgtgtgtgtgtgtatatatatatatatatatatatttttttttttttacccattttcgtggtatccaattggtagttagtctcgtcccatcgctgcaactcccgtacggactcgggagaggcaaaggcaGAGAGCCGTGCATCCGCCGAAACAAGTCGCACTGCTTGTTGACACAATTcctgcttaacccagaagccagccgcatcaatgtgttggaagaaacaccgtacacctggcgaccatgtcagcgtgtcactgcacccggcccgccacaggagtctctagtgcgcgatgggacaaggacatccctgccggccaaaccctcccctaacccggacgaggctgggccaattgtgcgccgggTCTCCCGGTCATGACcgggactcgaacccagaatctttAGTGGCACAGCTaaaactgcgatgcagtgccttagaccaccgtgccactcgggaggccatgtAAATGcaatttctgtttatttttaatatgcttacctgtttttgctatgtcattatggggtattgtgtgtagactgatgagaagaataaaaaaatgtaacccattttagaataagtctaacgtaacaaaatgttgaaaaagttaAGGTTCTTAATAGTTCCCGAATGCATTGTAGTGAGGAGAGCCTCATTCTGGTCCAGTCACTTAAATTGTGTCTTTTTTTGCAGGTCATCTAATGTATTTTTACTCACATTTCACAATCTGACAATGGTAGGCAACTGGAGGCTTTCAATTAGAATGTACTTTTTTTTTGATCATGGTTTTAGGTCAATcgggctcccaagtggtgcagcggtctaaggcagtgcatctcagtgcaagaggcatcactacagtccctggttcaaatccagactatcacatctggctgtgactgggagtcccatagggtggcacacaattggcccagcgttgtccgggatTGGTCGGggcaggctgtcattgtaaataagaatttgttcttaactgactttcctagttaaataaaaataacaacTAAGATTTACTGAACTAAGCCGTTTGGGAGCCAAATGAAGGTTTCCTTTATGTGAACAGAGCCAAATGATCCGCCTCACAGAAAATACGCGGAATGTTCATCACTAGAAGCAAGTTGTCGGGTCGGGATAACAGTCTGGTGGGTTGACAGAAATACTTTCACAAAAAACTTCAATTgaatgttaactgcaaagtaggctTACCTGGCATTAGTATATGATGAGAAAGTATATAATTTGTATATATTATTTGCAAACTTTGCCGTGAAATGAGCAGAAACAGTACAGTACAATCACTAGACTGGCACATTTGAAAGCACACAAGATGTGCAATTAAAGAGTAATTACACTCAAATGAAAATGTGCTCATTTTATTCGAACCCCCTCATTGTTTCACTATGAACAATTCTAATTTTGAGAGTGAAGCCCCCCTCAAAAATCTCAAAACAGATCAGATAAAACTAAGATAACAATTTGGGAAAATATATaacagattttatagggccccCATTATAGTTGTTTCATTAACCATTATTTTAACAGGTATATTGACAAACAGTACACtcctttctcttgtacactaaagACATGAAGAGTAGCAGGGGAGTGAAGAGAACAATATGCCTTTTGAAAGATAGAAAATAAATGAGTACCTCACGACGTGtttcattttttaaaagtatAATTCATGCTAGAAAAAGGTTGGAGACCTGCGCTCGTTACTGACCCTTGCCAATTTGATCAATTCTATCAAGGTCGGTGACAGCCTAACTACAGTCCAAACAAGAACGTTAATTTGGCGACACTAACACAGCTGTCTACAGTAGCTAATTGACGTACACTGTTGggatgtaatcattagtccaagcAGGTATCAAACGTTTGATTTCGCAACGAAAACtaaagtttctattggacaaatccaGGTAGGACCCTCCCCGTTTGGTTCCTAGTGTTTTGCCAACGAGACGGCGTTAGCTACCAGCTAACCTTAGCAGACTGACATCCACGGCCAAGCCCTTATCCCATCTACATTGCCAACAAGAACGTGTTTCAGATTAAATTCAAATATCTTACCACAGCAGCGGTAGTCAGGACACAGGCAGTTGTGTATGCCCGAGTCACAAAAGGAATCTGTAAATATTCCTGTTGAACAGTCTGATAAGCCATTTTGGCACAACTGAACGCTTCCGGCACTTTCTTTACACGTCATCACAGGGTGTGATAAAGGGGAGTTTTTGTGAGTTTCTGTTATCTGTCATTGGTTTGTTTATTTTGTTTGAGCGAACCACAAACCTGTCAATCATATGGTAGAACAAACAATGGCAATATTTGATTGGTCCGCGTATGTCTCTACAGCGAATAGGATGAAGGGGGAGTGAGATTTTGTATACATGAGACCGCCTTTTCTTTCATGTATTTTTCATCCATCAAGAAGTTCGTTGTTGTCTTTTTCAACACcttttctgtttctttctctgtttccttTCGTTATATTTCATCGCCACACCCACAAGGTGGGCTTTCACCCTCTCCTTATTTTTCCTCACTTCTACCATTCTCTCTGCTGTTTTAGCTCTGAGCGGCTCTTTTACTTTGTTCTTATCCAACATCACTCcatctttctttcctctcctttttctcctgctttgccctgtctctctgggcaCTTCTAGTTTCCATACCTTTACATTGATGAATCATCTGAAAataatcagaccccttgactattcCCACagtttgttactttacagccttattctaaaatgtattaaaccccccccaccaatctacacacaataccccataatgacaaagcaaaaacagttaaaAGAAATAAATAAtgataattttatttatttttatatttaggtaaatattcagaccctttactcagtactctgttgaagcacctttggcagtgattacagcctcgagtcttcttaggtatgacactacaagcttggcacacctgtatttggagtgtttctcccattcttctctgttgACCCTCTAAAGCTctctcaggttggatgtggagcatcgctgcacagctattttaaagttctctccagagatgtttgatcgggttcaagtctgggctctggctgggccactcaaggacattcagagacttgtcccgaagcaactcctgtattgtcttggctgtgtgcttagggttgttgtcctgttggaaggtgaaccatcgccccaacctgaggtcctgagctctctggagcaggttttcataaaagatctctctgtactttgctccattcctctttccctcgatcctgactagtctccctgcagtgaaaaaacatccccacagcatgatgctgccaccaccatgcttcaccgtagggatggtgccaggttttctccagacgtgacacttggcattcaagccaaagagttccatcttggtttcatcagacgagaaaatcttgtttctcatggtctgagagccctagatgctttttggcaaactccaagtaggctgtcatgtgtcttttactgaggagtggcttccatgaAGGctttattggtggagtgctgcagagatggttgtccttctggaaggttctcccatctacacagagttactctggagctctgtcagactgaccatcgggttcttggtcacctgcctgaccaaggcccttctccctcgattgctcagtttggccggacagccgcctctaggaagagtcttggtggttccaaacttcttccatttaagattgatgaagaccactgtgttcttgggtatcttcaatgctgcagacattctttttttaaattttttttatttatttcacctttatttaaccaggtaggctagttgagaacaagttctcatttacaactgtgacctggccaagacaaagcatagcagtgtgaacagacaacaacacagagttacacatggagtagacaattaacaagtcaataacacagtagaaaaaaagaaaaatacattgtgtgcaaaaggcatgaggaggtaggcgaataattacaattttgcagattaacactggagtgtttCACCACAAAAACCAAGGTATGAATACTGTTGTGTGCATGTTTTATTAATCATCAGTATAATTACAATTTTTTTGATTCACAGACTTCAGCTGccctacacctctgatgaatTTAACAGGAAACCTGTTCGATCACCATGCACTGCAAAATAATTCTGGCTATGGatacggagaacatcaacacattaacatcaacacaccAGATGATACAGTATACCCATGCGTTGGACTTGGTGTTCTGTTGGGAGTTTACCTCATATTTGAATTATTTTATTCTGCTTTGCCACCTAAATCATAATAAACACTAAGAACTAAAATAtggtgttattgttgttattgttatgtgttttattattcataataataattacaaaaacgaaccccaaaaggttcttcGAGGATCCATTAAACTGAgctctttgaagaacccttttgaggGGTTATTCAAAGAACATGTAGTGGTTCCCCCACAGTTTTAATTTGAAGGACACCGAAAGGATACTCCAGGAACCTTTTCTTTTTGGagtgtagaaacatcaaggatgattaatgcaaacaggatgcacctgagctcaatgttgagtctcatagcaaagggtctgaatacttatgtaaataaggtatttctgtttttgctggaaaaggggaaggagtctgaatactttccgaatgcactttatgtTAGACAATGATCTGAGATATTATTATTACTCCATCTCTATAGTATGATACTTAGGTGACTTGTGACCTCTTTGACTGGTTAAATTGTGTACTGTGCCTGCTATTG
The Oncorhynchus keta strain PuntledgeMale-10-30-2019 chromosome 11, Oket_V2, whole genome shotgun sequence genome window above contains:
- the LOC118390016 gene encoding derlin-2-like isoform X1; translation: MAYQTVQQEYLQIPFVTRAYTTACVLTTAAVQLELITPFQLYFNPDLILRNYQVWRLITNFLFFGPVGFNFLFNMIFLYRYCRMLEEGSFRGRTADFVFMFLFGGLLMTIFGTFVSLVFLGQAFTIMLVYVWSRRNPNVRMNFFGLLNFQAPFLPWVLMGFSLLLGNSIIVDLLGIAVGHVYFFLEDVFPNQPGGGRWLKTPFFLKMLFDTPEEDANYNPLPGERPGGFAWGEGQRLGG
- the LOC118390016 gene encoding derlin-2-like isoform X2, which produces MHGSLPLPLPSPYGSCSDGTRLTTNWIPRKWQLELITPFQLYFNPDLILRNYQVWRLITNFLFFGPVGFNFLFNMIFLYRYCRMLEEGSFRGRTADFVFMFLFGGLLMTIFGTFVSLVFLGQAFTIMLVYVWSRRNPNVRMNFFGLLNFQAPFLPWVLMGFSLLLGNSIIVDLLGIAVGHVYFFLEDVFPNQPGGGRWLKTPFFLKMLFDTPEEDANYNPLPGERPGGFAWGEGQRLGG